ATCCCCGACATCGGCGTCCACACCGCGCTGGACGCCCTGACCACCGACCGGGACGGCGTCCTGCAACCTCCCGACCGCCCCGACCGGGCCGGCTGGTACACCACCGCCCCCGCCTGGCAGAACCCCCTGGTCATCACCGGCCACGTCGACTACCCCGCGTCGGCCCCGCCGTCTTCTACCGCCTGGGCGAACTCCACCCCGGCCAGCGGCTCACCCTCACCACCACCGACCGGCACACCCGCACCTACACCATCGACGCCGTCCGCTCCTACGCCAAGGACGACTTCCCCACCCAGCAGGTCTACGGCCCCACCAGCACCCCCCAACTGCGCCTGATCACCTGCGGAGACTGGGACGCCGAGGCCCGCGCCTACCGCGCCAACACCATCGCCTTCGCCACCCTCGTCCCCGACCCGGACACCGCCGCCGGTTGACGGCGTCCCGCCGCCCCGTCCACGAGCGCTCCCGTGGGGGTCGAGCGCGGCGGC
This is a stretch of genomic DNA from Kitasatospora fiedleri. It encodes these proteins:
- a CDS encoding sortase domain-containing protein, whose protein sequence is MRPRGRPRPRLRDHPPEHPAARSRGRGNSQAGRRPALPAAGSAAHAHRPRHPRHRRPHRAGRPDHRPGRRPATSRPPRPGRLVHHRPRLAEPPGHHRPRRLPRVGPAVFYRLGELHPGQRLTLTTTDRHTRTYTIDAVRSYAKDDFPTQQVYGPTSTPQLRLITCGDWDAEARAYRANTIAFATLVPDPDTAAG